In Candidatus Methanosphaera massiliense, the following are encoded in one genomic region:
- a CDS encoding calcium-translocating P-type ATPase, PMCA-type → MEWEKLTIPEVITELNTTQDGLSSSDAEERLEKHGKNVLKEKKKESELKKFLLQFTEPLMILLILAGIVSALINDFLDSAVIFFVVILNAVLGYRQERKAQNAMEKLKSMTTMTTVVLRDNQKQEINVEDITVGDAVILEEGDNVPADVRLIETYDLKVDESLLTGESLAVTKTATDENDNHENIVYMNTGITRGRAKGLVIATGMNTEIGKIASMIQEEEGSETPLEIKIDKLGKTLGLFSIIICILIFILQLFHGFDIATTFMTGVSLAVAAIPEGLPAVLTLTLALGMQKMAKNNVIIRKLLAVETLGSCSVICTDKTGTLTQNKLTVTDSYITDKNKAILVSGLCNNAKVNKSKDVKIGDSTDISILEFALDNGFDDDISYERIDEIPLDSNRKRMTTINKIGGEEFVLIKGAPEILIDKCKFIEENGEISKLSSEQVQHIKDKITEYTDNALRVILLAYKNIDNYENYAINSLEEDLIFVGLVGMMDPPRKNVENSIKICAKAGINVKMITGDHKNTAVAVAKMVGINHPDKVLTGDEINKMSDDEFRDVVKDVNVFARVFPEQKVKIVKALKSIGEIVSMTGDGVNDAPALTSANIGVAMGSGTDVAKESSDMILQDDDFSTITYAVKEGRTIYSNIKRFLKYQLSTNIAAIITILISSIMSLTLPFNAVELLWINIIMDGPPAQSLGVEPSDEDIMNVPPSDENIVSKNNLIHIILVGLVMAAGTLGLYLYELSIGTEQRLAGTIAFTVFVIYQLVNVFNCRSNSKETNRTLIISIIISFLLQLCVIYIPVLQEIFRTTSIPLISWIPIIIVALTILVAERIIRLFENEII, encoded by the coding sequence ATGGAATGGGAAAAATTAACTATACCTGAAGTTATTACTGAATTAAACACTACACAGGATGGATTATCGAGTAGTGATGCAGAAGAAAGACTAGAAAAACATGGAAAGAATGTACTTAAAGAAAAAAAGAAAGAAAGTGAATTAAAAAAATTTCTATTACAATTCACAGAACCATTGATGATACTATTAATCTTAGCAGGAATAGTTTCAGCATTGATAAATGATTTTCTGGATTCAGCTGTAATATTCTTTGTAGTAATATTAAATGCAGTTTTAGGATATAGACAGGAAAGAAAAGCTCAGAATGCCATGGAAAAACTAAAATCCATGACTACAATGACAACTGTCGTACTGAGAGATAATCAGAAACAAGAGATTAATGTTGAAGATATTACAGTAGGTGATGCTGTAATACTTGAAGAGGGAGATAATGTACCTGCAGATGTAAGATTAATTGAAACATATGATCTTAAGGTTGATGAATCATTATTAACTGGAGAATCATTAGCAGTTACTAAAACAGCCACAGATGAAAATGATAATCATGAAAACATTGTTTACATGAACACTGGAATAACTCGTGGAAGAGCTAAAGGACTTGTAATAGCAACAGGTATGAATACAGAGATTGGTAAAATAGCTTCCATGATTCAGGAAGAAGAAGGAAGTGAAACTCCCCTAGAAATTAAAATTGATAAATTAGGAAAGACATTAGGATTATTCTCAATAATAATTTGTATTCTTATATTTATACTTCAATTATTCCATGGATTTGACATAGCAACTACATTCATGACTGGAGTATCTTTAGCAGTTGCTGCTATACCTGAAGGATTACCTGCAGTGTTAACATTAACACTAGCTCTTGGTATGCAGAAAATGGCTAAAAATAATGTTATTATTAGAAAATTATTAGCTGTTGAAACACTTGGGTCATGTTCTGTTATTTGTACTGATAAGACAGGTACATTAACTCAGAATAAACTAACAGTAACTGATTCCTATATTACAGATAAAAATAAGGCCATTCTAGTCTCAGGGTTATGTAACAATGCTAAGGTTAATAAAAGTAAAGATGTTAAGATTGGTGATTCTACTGATATATCAATACTAGAATTTGCTCTTGATAATGGTTTTGATGATGATATTTCATATGAGCGTATTGATGAAATTCCTTTAGATAGTAATCGTAAGAGAATGACCACTATAAATAAAATAGGTGGTGAGGAATTTGTACTGATTAAGGGAGCACCTGAAATTCTTATAGATAAATGTAAATTTATTGAAGAAAATGGTGAAATTAGTAAATTATCATCAGAACAGGTTCAGCATATCAAAGATAAAATAACAGAATATACAGATAATGCTCTTAGAGTAATATTATTAGCATATAAGAATATTGATAATTATGAGAATTACGCTATTAATAGTCTGGAAGAAGACCTTATATTTGTAGGTCTTGTAGGTATGATGGATCCACCAAGAAAAAACGTGGAAAATTCAATAAAAATTTGTGCTAAAGCAGGAATCAATGTTAAAATGATAACAGGTGACCATAAAAATACTGCAGTAGCAGTAGCTAAAATGGTTGGAATTAATCATCCAGATAAAGTATTAACAGGTGACGAAATTAATAAAATGTCTGATGATGAATTCAGGGACGTTGTTAAAGATGTGAATGTTTTTGCAAGAGTATTTCCAGAACAAAAAGTTAAAATTGTTAAAGCATTGAAGAGTATCGGTGAAATTGTTTCAATGACTGGTGATGGAGTTAATGATGCACCAGCACTTACAAGTGCAAATATAGGTGTTGCAATGGGTTCTGGTACTGATGTTGCTAAAGAATCTAGTGATATGATTTTACAGGATGATGATTTCTCTACCATCACTTATGCTGTTAAAGAAGGTCGTACAATTTATTCAAATATTAAGAGATTCCTCAAATATCAATTATCAACCAATATTGCAGCAATAATTACTATATTAATTTCATCAATAATGTCATTAACATTACCATTTAATGCTGTGGAACTTTTATGGATAAATATAATAATGGATGGACCACCAGCACAGTCATTAGGTGTAGAGCCATCAGATGAAGACATTATGAATGTTCCACCTAGTGATGAAAACATTGTATCAAAAAATAATTTAATACATATTATCCTAGTAGGATTAGTAATGGCTGCTGGTACACTTGGATTATATTTATATGAGCTTTCAATAGGTACAGAACAAAGACTAGCAGGTACAATAGCATTCACAGTATTTGTAATATATCAATTAGTAAACGTATTTAACTGCAGATCTAACAGTAAAGAAACAAATAGAACATTAATTATATCTATTATAATATCATTCCTATTACAGTTATGTGTGATTTACATTCCAGTGCTACAAGAGATATTTAGAACAACAAGTATTCCTTTAATATCATGGATTCCAATTATTATCGTAGCACTCACAATATTAGTAGCTGAAAGAATAATTAGATTATTTGAAAATGAGATAATCTAA
- the cobK gene encoding precorrin-6A reductase, which translates to MRYIVMSGTSDSSKVINFLSEDENNYILATTVTDYGSKIAKSAGATEVISKALRKEDFINVIKEKNIDTLIDATHPFAAVATETAIESAEETGINYIRYERASTILPESDLIKKVSTFPEGALKAKELLGDNEKLMHLAGVMTLPEIVKEVDPKQIIVRVLPNTFSISKTQKTGIPASNIVAMQGTFSKEFNMSLMKEFNVKAVITKESGESGGSEEKINAAIELGLPVILVTRPVVEQIKNHTVVRSIDELKEVI; encoded by the coding sequence ATGAGATATATTGTAATGTCTGGTACATCTGATTCAAGTAAAGTTATAAATTTTCTAAGTGAAGATGAAAATAATTATATCCTCGCCACAACAGTTACTGATTATGGATCAAAAATAGCAAAATCTGCAGGAGCAACTGAAGTTATATCAAAAGCATTACGAAAAGAAGATTTTATTAACGTAATAAAAGAAAAAAATATAGACACACTCATTGATGCTACTCACCCTTTTGCAGCAGTAGCAACTGAAACCGCTATTGAAAGTGCTGAAGAAACAGGAATAAACTATATTAGATATGAAAGAGCATCAACAATTCTACCAGAGTCTGATTTAATAAAAAAAGTTTCAACATTCCCTGAAGGAGCTTTAAAAGCAAAAGAATTATTAGGTGATAATGAAAAACTTATGCATCTAGCAGGAGTTATGACCTTACCAGAAATAGTCAAAGAAGTAGACCCAAAACAAATAATTGTAAGAGTACTTCCAAACACGTTCAGTATTTCAAAAACCCAGAAAACAGGTATTCCTGCAAGTAATATAGTTGCTATGCAAGGAACATTTTCCAAAGAATTTAACATGAGTTTAATGAAAGAATTCAATGTTAAAGCTGTAATTACTAAAGAAAGTGGTGAAAGTGGTGGTTCTGAGGAAAAAATTAATGCTGCAATAGAATTAGGACTTCCTGTAATACTAGTTACAAGACCTGTAGTTGAACAAATAAAGAACCATACAGTGGTTAGATCAATTGATGAATTAAAAGAAGTTATTTAA
- a CDS encoding proteasome-activating nucleotidase, translated as MEESSPLNTVEEEDREITNILDKHEAIERNLTWEVRKLEKDKVLLENENLRLDREVKSLKNEINRFRTPPLVLATVSEILDNNQVVVKSSTGPSFLLRYSDKDSDKVEIGSRVALNQQTFSIVDIITSEKDPLVSGMEIDEKPNISYDDIGGLKKQIRETVETVELPLKNPEIFKEVGITPPKGVLFYGPPGTGKTLLAKAVAHETNATFIKIVASEFVKKYIGEGSRLVRGVFELAKEKAPAIIFIDEIDAIAAKRLQGSTSGDREVQRTLMQLLAEMDGFESRGNVGIIAATNRPDILDPALVRPGRFDRIIEVPVPDEEGKLEILKIHTKNMSLDSDVDLNKIATEAKTASGADLKSICTEAGMFAIRENHHSVSSKNFEDALDKVMNKNKNRNELSKEAGVMYN; from the coding sequence ATGGAAGAATCATCACCTTTAAACACAGTTGAAGAAGAAGACCGTGAAATAACAAACATATTAGATAAACATGAGGCAATCGAACGTAATCTAACATGGGAAGTAAGAAAATTAGAAAAAGACAAAGTATTACTAGAAAACGAGAATCTCAGATTAGACCGTGAAGTTAAATCATTAAAAAATGAAATAAATCGTTTCAGAACACCACCATTAGTACTAGCAACTGTCTCTGAAATACTAGATAACAACCAAGTAGTAGTAAAAAGTAGCACAGGACCATCATTTTTACTAAGATACTCTGATAAAGACAGTGATAAAGTAGAAATTGGATCACGAGTAGCACTAAATCAACAAACATTCAGCATAGTTGATATTATAACTTCCGAAAAAGATCCATTAGTATCTGGAATGGAAATAGATGAAAAACCAAATATAAGCTATGATGACATTGGTGGATTAAAAAAACAAATACGTGAAACTGTTGAAACAGTAGAACTACCATTAAAAAATCCAGAAATATTCAAAGAAGTTGGTATTACACCACCTAAAGGTGTATTATTCTATGGTCCACCAGGTACAGGAAAAACTCTCCTAGCAAAAGCAGTCGCACATGAAACAAATGCAACTTTCATAAAAATTGTAGCATCTGAATTTGTAAAAAAATACATAGGAGAAGGATCACGTCTAGTAAGAGGAGTATTTGAATTAGCTAAAGAAAAAGCACCAGCCATAATATTTATAGATGAAATTGATGCTATAGCAGCTAAAAGATTACAAGGATCTACAAGTGGAGATCGTGAAGTTCAAAGAACACTCATGCAATTACTAGCAGAAATGGATGGATTTGAATCCCGTGGAAATGTTGGTATAATTGCAGCAACTAATAGGCCTGATATATTAGACCCAGCATTAGTAAGACCTGGAAGATTTGATCGTATTATAGAAGTTCCAGTTCCTGATGAAGAAGGAAAACTTGAAATTCTTAAAATACACACCAAAAACATGTCCTTAGATTCTGATGTTGATCTTAATAAAATTGCAACTGAAGCAAAAACGGCATCAGGAGCAGACCTTAAATCAATATGTACAGAAGCAGGTATGTTCGCAATAAGAGAAAATCATCACAGTGTATCATCTAAAAACTTTGAAGATGCATTAGATAAAGTGATGAACAAAAATAAAAACAGAAATGAGTTATCTAAAGAAGCAGGAGTAATGTATAACTAA
- a CDS encoding multiprotein bridging factor aMBF1 gives MNCEICGTEIKGQPYKTKIDNSVMITCKECSKYGKVQHQPQKQRNNRNKKHNNNHYRSRRPQKSYNKRSEDEFELVDNYQKIIRQAREKKNLTQKKLGEKIYERESVIAHIETGKMVPTPQLARKIEKILNIKIIEKIESDEREYQDVRRFHEATIGDIARIKRN, from the coding sequence ATGAATTGTGAAATATGTGGAACAGAAATTAAAGGACAACCTTATAAAACAAAAATAGACAATTCCGTAATGATTACATGTAAAGAATGTTCAAAATATGGTAAAGTTCAACACCAACCACAAAAACAGAGAAATAATAGAAACAAAAAACATAATAATAATCATTATAGAAGTCGACGCCCACAGAAATCCTATAATAAAAGATCAGAAGATGAATTTGAGTTAGTAGATAATTATCAAAAAATAATTAGACAAGCAAGAGAGAAAAAAAATCTTACACAGAAAAAACTCGGAGAAAAAATATATGAACGAGAATCTGTTATTGCTCATATTGAAACAGGAAAAATGGTTCCTACACCTCAACTAGCTCGTAAAATAGAAAAAATACTTAATATTAAAATTATAGAAAAAATAGAATCTGATGAAAGAGAATATCAGGATGTTAGACGCTTCCATGAAGCTACCATTGGAGATATTGCTCGTATAAAAAGAAATTAA
- a CDS encoding DUF356 domain-containing protein, whose protein sequence is MALILIRAMNRKKALNGLADLERHANLTIVGKPKSISLDKIHDVTKRVIKQEPRNDIKVAVLVKVEEDTTVSIMNLRKIHPPVHVIVISEEYPEYKTLNNEYYNAKVFDGYYSAKNKSKKQDK, encoded by the coding sequence ATGGCATTAATATTAATAAGAGCAATGAATAGAAAAAAAGCATTAAATGGCTTAGCAGATTTAGAAAGACATGCAAATTTAACAATAGTTGGAAAACCAAAGAGTATTTCTTTAGATAAAATTCACGATGTCACTAAAAGAGTAATTAAACAAGAACCTCGCAATGACATTAAAGTAGCAGTTCTTGTTAAAGTAGAAGAGGATACAACAGTAAGTATAATGAACTTAAGAAAAATACATCCACCGGTTCATGTAATTGTTATTAGTGAAGAGTATCCCGAATACAAAACATTAAATAATGAGTATTATAATGCAAAAGTATTTGATGGATATTATTCTGCTAAAAATAAGTCTAAAAAACAAGATAAATAA
- a CDS encoding Mur ligase family protein has translation MEITDIDKDSLFSVVGVCGINGNIIARILMDHGYKVQANDMVNEEDCRFKSSLKDYPDMKIYYGKIPESFFTESDYMILPTALIESKSMLYQKVKKYNIPILTVQDIRDMFEPVHPVICITGTNGKTTTTTLLKHIAYSANLKPCEHNLEGLQGNTADIPSLQARLKGDVNILETGTFGYKGSLYNLAKECKPDVGVITNITPDHLSENSNFIDYARVKGELVELLDQKTLIINNDDPTIQGLLKELNYHGNIISFGVDTEPVRTSTKKCFCGKEIKVEEFIAGVGTYKCDCGIEYKKPDYIATNINDQHNKFTLITPNNEEHVFKLSINGIHNIYNAVGSIIVAHEILNISYNVIAEAVYSFKGVKGRMEKIGTIDGKQIMVDYAHNPAGITTVLKELKNSYSTLVNVITTSSESGMAGDKEILKCAAEYADYIVPASHNSYICAKKALQKGLYTDKIVLPDTMPKGDKEGTLGATIEQVLAGFNKALEIDVNLVVCTGEAAFKYKNELIRE, from the coding sequence TTGGTGTATGTGGAATAAATGGTAATATTATAGCTAGAATATTAATGGATCATGGATACAAAGTTCAAGCAAATGACATGGTTAATGAAGAAGACTGTCGTTTTAAAAGTTCATTAAAAGATTATCCTGACATGAAAATATACTATGGAAAAATACCAGAATCATTCTTCACAGAATCTGATTACATGATTTTACCAACAGCATTAATCGAATCAAAATCAATGCTATATCAGAAAGTAAAAAAATATAATATTCCAATACTAACAGTTCAAGATATACGTGACATGTTTGAGCCAGTACATCCTGTAATTTGTATAACCGGAACAAATGGTAAAACAACCACAACAACCTTATTAAAACATATAGCATATTCTGCTAATTTAAAACCTTGTGAACATAACCTGGAGGGATTACAGGGAAATACTGCGGATATACCTTCCCTACAAGCAAGATTAAAGGGTGATGTTAATATCCTTGAAACAGGAACCTTTGGATATAAAGGAAGTTTATATAATTTAGCAAAAGAATGTAAACCAGATGTTGGAGTAATAACTAACATAACACCAGACCATCTGTCTGAAAATTCTAATTTCATAGATTATGCAAGAGTAAAAGGTGAACTTGTAGAACTTTTAGACCAAAAAACATTAATAATCAATAATGATGACCCTACAATACAAGGATTATTAAAAGAATTAAATTATCATGGAAATATAATATCATTTGGAGTAGATACTGAACCAGTACGTACATCTACAAAAAAATGTTTCTGTGGAAAGGAAATTAAGGTAGAGGAATTTATAGCTGGAGTAGGAACATATAAGTGTGATTGTGGAATAGAATACAAAAAACCAGATTACATAGCAACAAACATAAACGACCAACATAATAAATTCACATTAATCACTCCAAACAACGAAGAACACGTATTTAAACTAAGTATCAACGGAATACATAACATCTATAATGCAGTAGGTTCTATAATTGTAGCACATGAAATACTTAACATATCCTATAATGTAATAGCCGAAGCAGTATACTCGTTTAAAGGTGTTAAAGGACGTATGGAAAAAATAGGTACTATTGATGGTAAGCAAATCATGGTAGATTATGCACATAACCCTGCAGGTATAACAACAGTATTAAAAGAATTAAAAAATTCATATAGTACTCTAGTAAATGTTATAACAACATCCTCAGAATCAGGAATGGCTGGAGATAAAGAAATACTAAAATGTGCAGCGGAATATGCTGATTATATTGTACCAGCATCACATAACTCATACATATGTGCTAAAAAAGCATTACAAAAAGGATTATACACGGATAAAATAGTTTTACCTGATACTATGCCTAAGGGAGATAAAGAAGGTACTCTTGGAGCAACAATAGAACAAGTATTAGCAGGCTTTAATAAAGCATTAGAAATTGATGTTAATCTAGTGGTATGTACAGGAGAAGCAGCATTCAAATATAAAAATGAATTGATAAGGGAATAA